The sequence below is a genomic window from Acidobacteriota bacterium.
TTTCGGCGAAAGAGATCGCGGACAATCATCGTTTCCGCGATCTCACGGAAATCTGGCTTGAGGGAGATCACTATAAATGGCGCGCGATGCGTGCAAATGGAGTACCAGAGCGGTACTGCACGGGAAATGCCAAGCCGTATGAGAAGTTCCTCGCCTGGGCGCGAACCGTGCCACATACACTTCGCAATCCGCTTTACCACTGGACCCATCTTGAATTGAAGCGCTATTTTGGGATCGATAAACTGCTCGATGAGAACAGCGCGGAAGAGATCTGGAATCGTGCAAACGAACAACTTGCGCAGGGGCATCTGAGAGTTCAGGGAATCCTGGAAAAGTTTCGCGTGGTGGCGGTTTGCACCACGGATGATCCCGTCCACACTCTCAAACATCACGAGCGAATCCGAAACGCGGGACTCGTGACCGCGGTCTTTCCCACGTTTCGGCCCGATCGTGCTCTGCACATCGAGAATCCTTCTTCATTCAATGACTGGACTGATCAGCTCGCCGCAGCAGCCAATATAAACATTGCGAAATATTCGGATTTTCTCGCTGCACTAAGCAAGCGTCACCAGGATTTTCACGATCAGGGCTGCCGTCTTTCCGACCATGGGCTGCAGCAATGCTATGCCGATCCATGCACGGAAGTGGAAGCCTCGGCGATCTTTGATAAGGCGCGCGGCGGGCAGCAGCCCAGCGATCAGGAAGTTAAGAAATTTGCCAGTTTCCTCATGCTCTTTTTCGGGCATCTCGATGCCGAGAAAGGATGGACCAAACAGCTCCACCTTGGCGCCTATCGCAATGCCAATACACGTGCCCTCAAGACCCTCGGCCGTGATACGGGCTTCGATGCGATCGGCGACTGGCCCCATGCTGATGCGTTCGCTCGTTACCTTGATCGCCTCGACCACGACAATCGGCTGCCTAAGTTGATTGTGTACAACTTGAATCCTGCCGACAATTACGTCTTCGCGACCATCGCCGGCAGCTTCCAGGACGGTTCTATTCCGGGAAAGCTGCAATTCGGCAGCGGATGGTGGTTCCTCGACCAGAAGGAAGCCATGGAGTGGCAGATGAACGCGGTATCCAATTGCGGATTGCTCTCGCGCTTCGTTGGCATGGTGACCGACTCGCGCTCGTTCATGTCGCATCCCCGGCACGAGTACTTCCGCCGCGTGCTCTGCAACCTCATTGGCACTGAGGTCGAAGCGGGAGAGCTGCCTGATGATGATGAGTTGGTGGGGACGATGATCCGGAATATCTGCTTCGAAAACGCAGCGCGTCTGCTGGAGCTTCCTATTCCGGAACAGTCGCGGATTGCCGTGAGTTCAACTCGCTAGTCGCTAAACTGTGAGGCCTATCGATGGCAGTTTGTATGGCAGATAACTTTGATCATTAAGCGCAGGACGCACTCGCCGTGAGCGGACTCTGAGACAACTTGGCTGAAGGTGCCATTCGCGGTTGGTGAATGGCACGACATAGTAAATCCAGCATTTCTGAAAGCGAGCACACCTCGAACTGCTCTTTCAGGTTCGTGATTTCAAGCACTTCCTCAACCAGGGGAGCCAGATTCATCAATTTGAACTGAGTTCCAGTCTCTGTCGCCCAGTTCCGCAGCGAGACGAGCGTTCCCAAACCGGCCGCATCCACAGAACTCACGCCAGCCAAGTCAAGCACTACTGTACGAATCTCGGGTGGGGCGAGTACCGCCTCGCGCAGCTCTTCGCTGTCTTCCACCGTGATCCGTCCCGCGCAGCGAAGGACGGCCACGTCCCCCAGGATCTGGATTGTCAGATTTAGCTTGGTCACTTCCTTAAACACTTCATTCCTCTTCTTTCCTGGCTACGTTTGTTAGACGTAACTCGTTCCCATTTGTTACGCACGGGCCGACAAATAAGATTCAAAGTGGCCCGCAACATTCTATGTTCCAAGCAGTTGGCAGCTTTTGCACAGCTTCGTTTCGTGGGGACGAGCCGCGAGAAGGCCGCGGCGAAATTCCCTTACTTGAACGCGGCCATCTCATCAGCTGACGGTCCATAGACTCCGGGAAACACGACGTTGTTCTGTCGCAGGTACACAGTGAGTTGCGCACGATGATGCACCTGGTGACAGATCGTAGTTTGCAATAACAGGTTGCGAATGCCACCAAAGACCTCTTGACCTTTGAACGTCAACCTCCAGGATTTCGCCAAATGCTCTTCTGAGGCATTCGCGATCGCTTGCCGAGCTTCACTCGCTCGTTCTTCGAAGCCTGCGAGCAGTTCAGTTCGTGTCGTTGGCGAGAATGGCTTCAAATCCGAGGTCGTCAGTTCCATCTCGTTGGTTTGGATA
It includes:
- a CDS encoding glucuronate isomerase, giving the protein MGFISENFLLRTKAARHLYREYAADQPILDYHCHLSAKEIADNHRFRDLTEIWLEGDHYKWRAMRANGVPERYCTGNAKPYEKFLAWARTVPHTLRNPLYHWTHLELKRYFGIDKLLDENSAEEIWNRANEQLAQGHLRVQGILEKFRVVAVCTTDDPVHTLKHHERIRNAGLVTAVFPTFRPDRALHIENPSSFNDWTDQLAAAANINIAKYSDFLAALSKRHQDFHDQGCRLSDHGLQQCYADPCTEVEASAIFDKARGGQQPSDQEVKKFASFLMLFFGHLDAEKGWTKQLHLGAYRNANTRALKTLGRDTGFDAIGDWPHADAFARYLDRLDHDNRLPKLIVYNLNPADNYVFATIAGSFQDGSIPGKLQFGSGWWFLDQKEAMEWQMNAVSNCGLLSRFVGMVTDSRSFMSHPRHEYFRRVLCNLIGTEVEAGELPDDDELVGTMIRNICFENAARLLELPIPEQSRIAVSSTR
- a CDS encoding damage-inducible protein DinB encodes the protein MKVNELLLPHYDQEVQNTRRILEVVPQDKFAWKPHEKSMSLGRLASHVAELPNFLTTIIQTNEMELTTSDLKPFSPTTRTELLAGFEERASEARQAIANASEEHLAKSWRLTFKGQEVFGGIRNLLLQTTICHQVHHRAQLTVYLRQNNVVFPGVYGPSADEMAAFK